Sequence from the Aphelocoma coerulescens isolate FSJ_1873_10779 unplaced genomic scaffold, UR_Acoe_1.0 HiC_scaffold_306, whole genome shotgun sequence genome:
TCCCCCATTCATTCCCCCATTTATCCCCCATTTATCCCCCATTCATTCCCCCATTTATCCCCCATTTATCCCCCATTCATTCCCATTCATTCCTGATTATTTCCCCATTCGTTCCCCATTTATCCCCCATTTATCCCCCATTCATTCCCCCATTCATTCCCATTTATCCCCCATTTATCCCCCATTCGTTCCCCATTCATTCCCGattatttccccattcatttCCATTTATCCCCCACTCATTCCCCATTCATTCCCCATTCATTCCCGattatttccccatttttccccccattcatCCCTTATTCATTCCCATTCATTCCTGATTATTTCCCCATTCGTTCCCCATTTATCCCCCATTTATCCCCCATTCATTCCCCCATTCATTCCCATTTATCCCCCATTTATCCCCCATTCATTCCCCCATTCATTCCCATTTATCCCCCATTTATCCCCCATTTATCCCCCATTCATTCCCCCATTCATTCCCATTTATTCCCCATTTATCCCCCATTCATTCCCCCATTCATTCCCTTTTATCCCCCATTTATCCCCATTCATTCCCCATTCATTCCCCATTCATTCCCATTTATCCCCCATTTATCCCCCATTCATTCCCCCATTCATTCCCATTTATCCCCCATTTATCCCCATTCATTCCCATTTATCCCCCATTCATTCCCCATTCATTCCCCATTTATCCCCCATTCATTCCCCATTTATCCCCCATTtatcccccatttttccccattcgTTCCCCATTCccgcccccttttccccccttttttccccattttttcccccccatttcccctcattcATTCCCCCACCCATCCCCCCTTCACTCCCACCATCATTCCTGTTGTTTTTCCCGTCGTTCCCATTTTTTCgtcattcccatttttccccttattcccatttttcccgttGTTTTTCCTGTTATTCTCATTATTCCCGCATTTCCCATCATTCCTGctgttattcccatttttcccgcTGTTGTTGTTCCCGCTGTTTTTCCCGTTGTTATTCCCGATTTCCCGCTGATTTTCCCCGCTGTCTTTCCCATTGTCGTTCCTGTTGTTTTTCCCgctgtttttcctgctgttttcccgttgttattcccatttttcctgttgttattcccgtttttccccttgttattcccatttttcctgctgtCATTCCCTCTGTTTTTCCCGCTGTTTTTCTTGTCATTTTTCCCACTGTTTTTCCCggttttcctctgtttttcccGTTGTTATTCCCGTTTTTCCCGCTGTCATTCCCGCTGTTTTTCCTGTCGTTGTTCCCGCTGTTGTCTCTCCCGCTGTTGTCGTTCCTGTTGTCGTTCCCActgttattcccatttttcccgcTGTTGTCCATTTTCCCGGATTCCTGGATTCCCGCTGTTGTCATTCCCGCTGTCATTCCCGCTGTTGTCCTTTTTCCCGGATTCCTGCTCTCATTCCCTCTGTTCCCATTCCCGCTGTTGCCGTTCCCGCTGTTGTCCTTTTTCCTGGGTTCCTGGATTCTTGTTCCCATTCCTGGTGTTATTCCCGCTGTTGTCCTGTTTCCTGCTGTTATTCCTGctgttattcccatttttcccgcTGTTATTCCCGTTGTCATTCCCGTTGTTATTCCCGTTGTTTTTCCCGCCGTTGCCGTTTCCCGttgttattcccatttttcccactgTTGTCCTTTTTCCCGCTGTTCCCATTCCCGCTGTTCCCATTCCCGCTGTTCCCATTCCCGCTGTCTCTCCTGCCGTTGCCCTGTTTCCCGTTGTTCCCATTCCCGCTGTTATTCCCTTGTTTCCCATTGTTTTTCCCGCTGTTTTTCCTGGTGTTATTCCCGCCGTCATTCCCGCTCTTATTCCCGCCGTTATTCCCATTGTCATTCCCACTGTTTTCCCGCTGTTTTCCCGCTGTTTTTCCCGCTGTTGCCCTGTTTCCCGCTGTTTTTCCCGCCGTCATTCCCGCTGTTTTCCCGCCGGTGCCGTATTTCCCGCTGTCATTCCCGCTGTCATTCCCGCTGTCATTCCCGCTGTTTTCCCCGCCGTTTTTCCCGCCATTGCCCTGTTTCCCGCTGTTTTTCCCGCTGGTTTTCCCGCTGGTTTTCCCGCTGTTTTTCCTGCTGGTTTTCCCCCCCGTCATTCCCGCTGTTTTCCCGCCGTTGCCgtgtttcctgctgtttttcccACTGTTATTCCcactgcttttttcctgctgtttttcccGGTGCCGTTGCCGTGTTTCCCATTGTCATTCCCGTTGTCATTCCCGCCATTATTCCTGCCGTCATTCCCGCTGTCATTCCCGCTGTTTTTCCCTCCGTTGCCGTGTTTCCTGTTGTTATTCCCGTTGTCATTCCCGCCGTCATTCCCACTGTCATTCCCGCTGTGTTTCCCGCTGTTtttcccggtgccggtgccgttTTTCCTGCCGTTGCCCTGTTTCCCATTGTCATTCCCGCCGTTTTTCCCgccatttttcctgctgtttttcccTCCGTTGCCCTGTTTCCCGCTGTCATTCCCGCCGTCATTCCCGCTGTTTTTCCTGGTGCCGTGTTTCCCGGTGCCGTTGCCGTGTTTCCCACCGTCATTCCCGCTGTCATTCCCGCTGTCATTCCCGCCGTGTTTCCCGCCGTCATTCCCGCTGTTGTTTTTCCCGCTGTCATTCCCGCTGCTGCCCTGTTTCCCATTGTCATTCCCGCTGTCATTCCCGCTGTTGTTTTTCCCGCTGTTGTTTTTCCCGCCATGTTTCCCGCTGTTATTCCCGCCATCATTCCCGCTGTTGTCATTCCCGCTGTTCTTTTTCCCGCTGCTGTTTTTCCCGCCGTCATTCCCGCTGTTTTTCCCGCTGTTGTCATTCCCGGTGCCGTTGTCGTTCCCGGTGCCGCTGTCGTTCCCGGTGCCGCTGTCGTTCCCGGTGCCGCTGTCGTTCCCGCTGTCGTTCCCGGTGCCGCTGCCGTTCCCGGTGCCGTTGCCGTTCCCGGTGCCGCTGTCGTTCCCGGTGCTGTTGCCGTTCCCGGTGCTGCTGTCATTCCCGGTGCTCTTTGGTTCCCGGTGCTGTTTGGTTCCCGGTGCCGTTGTCATTCCCGGTGCTGTTGTCGTTCCCGGTGCTGTTTGGTTCCCGGTGCCGTTGCCGTTCCCGGTGCCGCTGTCATTCCCGGTGCCGCTGTCgttcccggtgccggtgccgttcCCGGTGCCGTTCCTGGTGCCGTTGTCGTTCCCGCTGTCGTTCCCGGTGCCGCTGTCGTTCCCGGTGCCGCTGTTGTTCCCGCTGTCGTTCCCGGTGCCGTTGCCGTTCCCGGTGCCGCTGTCGTTCCTGGTGCCGCTGTTGTTCCCGTTGTCGTTCCCGGTGCCGTTGTCATTCCCGTTGTCGTTCCCGGTGCCACTGTCGTTCCCGGTGCCGCTGTCGTTCCCGGTGCCGTTCCCGGTGCCGCTGTCGTTCCCGGTGCCGCTGTCGTTCCCGGTGCCGCTGTCGTTCCCGGTGTCATTCCCGGTGTCGTTCCCGGTGCCGTTGCCGGCGCAGACgctggggctgggccgggcGTGGCGCGGGGGGGGACGTGGCGCGCAGCCCCGGGGGGGGGCAG
This genomic interval carries:
- the LOC138101469 gene encoding uncharacterized transmembrane protein DDB_G0289901-like gives rise to the protein DNGTGNDNGNNSGTRNDSGTGNGNGTGNDSGNNSGTGNDSGTGNDSGNDNGTRNGTGNGTGTGNDSGTGNDSGTGNGNGTGNQTAPGTTTAPGMTTAPGTKQHREPKSTGNDSSTGNGNSTGNDSGTGNGNGTGNGSGTGNDSGNDSGTGNDSGTGNDSGTGNDNGTGNDNSGKNSGNDGGKNSSGKKNSGNDNSGNDGGNNSGKHGGKNNSGKNNSGNDSGNDNGKQGSSGNDSGKNNSGNDGGKHGGNDSGNDSGNDGGKHGNGTGKHGTRKNSGNDGGNDSGKQGNGGKNSRKNGGKNGGNDNGKQGNGRKNGTGTGKNSGKHSGNDSGNDGGNDNGNNNRKHGNGGKNSGNDSGNDGRNNGGNDNGNDNGKHGNGTGKNSRKKAREIGNNNGKNSGNNNSGKNGNNSRNDGKCGNNENNRKNNGKNGNKGKNGNDEKMGTTGKTTGMMVGVKGGWVGE